The following proteins are encoded in a genomic region of Dioscorea cayenensis subsp. rotundata cultivar TDr96_F1 chromosome 8, TDr96_F1_v2_PseudoChromosome.rev07_lg8_w22 25.fasta, whole genome shotgun sequence:
- the LOC120267185 gene encoding uncharacterized protein LOC120267185 has product MICLTETRANDDRVNRFCRCLPVSWDWSAILADGFSGGILVAWRKVIGRVSPIAISRRALHMIISPNQFGNCIISVIYNSVHFHSQCSLWNELSRFSSIGIPWLVIGDFNTICSSDEHRGGSFYYYARKARYFVNFIESTNLLDLQFIGPRFTWCNKKAGTARRWARLDRGLINLEWSSRCRSTRFQHLPKVFSDHAPLLVTVNLSNSHIRSPFRFNNYWLDYVGCHSVVRRAWAFSPNGTPMHAFTHLLFRLRANILNWCKEGLTNLDMDIKNTESIISSLEMFVAFDDGTQGLLEEMYAKYAMLEKQNTNKWAQRAHLAWVCDGDTNSKFFHNATRIRRHINQITQVKDVGGNLFTERSGIENAFLNFYSRLWTGSTTDSFADIMSDIPNDLPQLSDMDCDFLIREVTREEVRLSVFELPLGKCPGPDAFNAEFYRFFWADIEDSLFEAVNFFFTNSIMPNSWGKSYIALIPKKDSPMSVTDYRPISLCNVCFKIISKILANRLKLVLPNLIGFDMRLRSNFNHLMFADDLVIITQMSRKAARSIKICLDFYGKISGQVANVSKSAIYYPTWASKRVASRICSILNFSAATFPFRYLGILISPKRLAKSTFAALIDNIKNRCSRWVHSKLSPAAKTVLINTSLLSLPIYYMSVYPIYDSILLEIHRIVRRFFWSKSSNGKGIHVVAWNDLTISKTEGGLAIRNLTLAKHSLMAKNVFKDSIPSGCSWFFRGLCYIVIKVNPSLRINSVNPDHTSLYNHPWCSEVPLSLCPTYFNVNLNLDSLGVSDFCSNGSWDLDKLGLLFGDWLDCFIPKLGVIDSNGNNHWVWSSKSVNQSTSAIVYHYLNSSSCWIDGWPGWKRIWHLNVAPRVQHFLWLAFKGRVSTYDYLYSINLSPRNFCAMCNLMHESIEHLLYSCNLAQAVWGHVCTKLNIPNPFSGGFCFGEWLICDLLSPFAKAVIASATWFLWKNRCDKIFRSFSVSSLVIVSRAFSHARDFSFAHADKFGSRLILNNFSFRDGLFLFVVSQWIEASEVLVQYMQGVLRKLIYRRSSLFFRFLWMLVAAVDETLRFWNVFGTAQAPKPGKKTALC; this is encoded by the exons ATGATTTGCCTTACGGAGACTAGGGCCAATGATGATCGGGTTAATCGGTTTTGTCGGTGTCTTCCTGTTTCGTGGGACTGGTCTGCTATTCTTGCCGATGGTTTTTCAGGGGGCATTCTAGTTGCTTGGCGGAAGGTTATTGGTAGGGTTTCTCCGATTGCTATTTCTCGGAGAGCACTTCACATGATCATTTCTCCGAATCAATTTGGTAACTGTATCATTTCGGTTATTTATAACTCAGTGCACTTTCATTCTCAATGTTCTTTGTGGAATGAGCTTTCTAGGTTCTCTTCCATTGGAATCCCTTGGCTTGTTATTGGAGATTTTAACACTATTTGTTCTAGTGATGAGCATAGGGGtggttctttttattattatgctcGCAAGGCTCGTTATTTCGTTAACTTTATTGAGAGTACTAACCTTCTGGATTTGCAGTTTATTGGTCCTAGATTCACTTGGTGTAATAAGAAAGCTGGTACTGCTCGACGCTGGGCTCGGTTGGATAGAGGGTTGATCAATTTAGAGTGGTCTTCTCGTTGTCGCTCAACCAGATTTCAGCACCTCCCGAAGGTTTTTTCCGATCATGCTCCCCTTTTGGTGACTGTTAATCTTTCTAATAGTCATATTCGTAGTCCCTTTCGCTTTAATAATTATTGGTTGGATTATGTTGGTTGTCATAGTGTTGTTCGCAGGGCTTGGGCTTTCTCCCCTAATGGTACCCCTATGCATGCTTTTACTCACTTGCTTTTTAGATTGCGTGCTAATATTCTTAATTGGTGTAAAGAGGGTTTGACTAATCTTGATATGGATATTAAGAATACTGAATCCATTATTTCTTCTCTAGAAATGTTTGTTGCCTTTGATGATGGTACGCAGGGTCTTCTAGAGGAGATGTATGCCAAATATGCAATGTTGGAAAAGCAAAACACCAACAAATGGGCCCAGCGTGCACACTTGGCCTGGGTTTGCGACGGGGACACCAATTCTAAATTTTTCCATAATGCTACTCGTATTCGCAGGCACATCAACCAGATCACTCAGGTAAAGGATGTTGGTGGTAATTTATTTACTGAGAGGTCGGGTATTGAGAAtgcttttttgaatttttattctcgATTGTGGACTGGTTCAACTACTGATTCCTTTGCTGATATTATGAGTGATATCCCTAATGATCTTCCACAGCTCTCGGATATGGATTGTGATTTCCTCATTCGTGAGGTTACCCGTGAGGAAGTTAGATTGTCTGTTTTTGAGCTTCCTTTGGGTAAATGTCCTGGTCCGGATGCCTTTAATGCTGAGTTTTATCGTTTTTTCTGGGCTGATATTGAAGATAGTTTGTTTGAGGCTGTTAattttttcttcaccaattctATTATGCCTAATTCTTGGGGGAAATCCTATATAGCCCTGATTCCCAAGAAAGACAGTCCTATGTCTGTTACTGATTACAGACCAATATCTCTGTGCAATGTGTGTTTTAAGATTATTTCTAAAATCTTGGCCAATCGTTTGAAGCTTGTTCTCCCTAATCTTATTG GTTTTGATATGCGGCTTCGCAgtaattttaatcatcttatgtttGCTGATGATTTAGTCATTATTACCCAAATGTCACGTAAGGCAGCTAGATCTATCAAGATTTGTCTAGACTTTTATGGCAAAATTTCTGGACAGGTCGCTAATGTTTCTAAATCTGCTATCTATTATCCAACCTGGGCTAGTAAGCGGGTGGCTAGTCGTATTTGTTCTATCCTTAACTTCTCGGCTGCTACTTTTCCATTTAGATATCTAGGGATTCTTATCTCTCCCAAGCGCTTGGCTAAATCCACTTTTGCTGCTCTTATTGATAACATTAAAAACCGCTGCTCTCGGTGGGTTCACTCTAAATTGTCACCTGCAGCCAAGACAGTGCTCATCAATACCTCACTTCTGTCCCTTCCTATCTACTATATGTCTGTTTATCCGATATATGACTCTATCCTATTGGAGATCCATAGGATTGTTAGGAGGTTCTTTTGGAGTAAGAgtagcaatggaaagggcatccatgttgttgcttggaATGATCTTACTATTTCTAAGACTGAGGGGGGTCTTGCAATCAGAAATCTTACTCTTGCTAAGCATTCCTTGATggctaaaaatgtttttaa GGACTCCATCCCTTCTGGTTGCTCCTGGTTCTTTAGGGGGCTCTGCTATATAGTCATCAAAGTTAATCCTAGCTTAAGAATTAACTCTGTTAATCCTGATCATACCTCTCTTTACAATCATCCCTGGTGCTCTGAGGTTCCTCTCTCGTTGTGTCCTACCTATTTCaatgttaatttaaatttggacTCTCTTGGAGTCTCTGATTTTTGTAGTAATGGGTCCTGGGATTTAGACAAGCTTGGGCTGTTATTTGGTGATTGGTTGGACTGCTTTATTCCTAAGCTGGGTGTCATTGATTCTAATGGCAATAATCATTGGGTTTGGTCCTCTAAATCAGTGAATCAAAGCACCTCAGCTATTGTATATCATTATCTTAATAGCTCATCTTGTTGGATTGATGGTTGGCCGGGTTGGAAGAGGATCTGGCATTTAAATGTGGCTCCTCGGGTCCAACATTTCTTGTGGCTAGCTTTTAAGGGAAGAGTTAGTACTTATGATTATCTTTATTCCATTAATCTGAGTCCCAGGAATTTTTGTGCCATGTGTAATTTAATGCATGAATCAATTGAGCATCTCTTATACTCATGCAATTTGGCTCAAGCTGTTTGGGGTCATGTTTGCACTAAGCTTAATATTCCAAATCCCTTTTCTGGGGGTTTTTGTTTTGGCGAATGGCTCATCTGTGATTTACTTTCTCCATTCGCTAAGGCAGTCATTGCTTCTGCAACTTGGTTTTTGTGGAAGAATAGATGTGACAAAATTTTCAGGAGCTTTTCTGTCTCTAGCTTGGTCATTGTCTCCCGGGCTTTCTCCCATGCAAGGGACTTCTCCTTTGCCCATGCTGATAAATTTGGATCCCGGTTGATTCTTAACAATTTTTCTTTCAGGGATGGACTTTTCCTTTTCGTGGTCAGCCAATGGATTGAGGCATCAGAG GTGCTGGTCCAGTACATGCAAGGAGTGCTGAGGAAGCTGATCTACAGGCGATCATCATTGTTCTTTAGGTTTCTGTGGATGCTG GTTGCAGCAGTGGATGAAACACTCAGATTCTGGAATGTGTTTGGAACTGCCCAAGCTCCAAAACCTGGGAAGAAGACAGCTCTTTGCTGA
- the LOC120267186 gene encoding uncharacterized protein LOC120267186, whose product MASGVPLAGLSSQQPPRSWAQIASQATRTIVGSPLYNSEILGKIKASSSQFVRVDNEELDRARMKFQNSLYGKFFGKPPSFEQVKLILMAKWADLGEVCISDLPNGFLLIRCGSHSVMQKLLQDGPWSINAFAKLNTAAIWVQLHNLPVDFWDGDSLESLTAHLGPLLKVDDLTLSLSRSKFARVCIEIDISKPLCRGFRVGDDAHRVFVLVLYERLPIFCYSCGMIGHGSDSCLGVAVG is encoded by the exons atggcaagtggggTGCCGCTGGCTGGTCTTTCTTCGCAGCAGCCTCCTCGGTCTTGGGCTCAAATCGCCTCTCAAGCCACTCGTACCATTGTTGGATCCCCTCTTTACAACTCTGAGATCTTGGGGAAGATTAAGGCCTCGTCATCACAGTTTGTTCGGGTTGACAATGAGGAGCTTGACCGAGCTCGTATGAAGTTCCAAAACTCCTTGTATGGTAAATTTTTCGGCAAGCCACCGTCATTTGAACAGGTGAAACTGATTCTAATGGCCAAGTGGGCTGATCTCGGTGAGGTTTGTATCTCTGATCTTCCTAATGGGTTCCTATTGATCCGTTGTGGCTCTCACTCGGTCATGCAGAAGCTTCTTCAGGATGGGCCTTGGTCTATCAATG CTTTTGCCAAGCTCAATACGGCTGCAATTTGGGTTCAGCTTCACAATCTCCCTGTCGACTTTTGGGATGGAGACTCTCTTGAATCTCTTACTGCTCACCTTGGTCCTCTTCTGAAAGTGGATGATCTTACGTTATCTCTGTCCCGGTCTAAGTTTGCTCGTGTTTGTATTGAGATTGATATTTCTAAACCTTTGTGTCGTGGTTTTCGGGTTGGGGATGATGCTCATCGTGTTTTTGTGTTGGTTTTGTATGAAAGGCTTCCCATCTTCTGCTACTCTTGCGGGATGATTGGCCATGGGTCCGATTCGTGTCTCGGAGTAGCGGTAGGCTGA
- the LOC120267510 gene encoding alpha-N-acetylglucosaminidase-like — translation MASTPTSLLLSLLFSALCLVHSSPLIHFSHLSHLLDVHERERPSASVQEAAARGLLNRLLPSHSSSFDFQVIDKETCGGDACFIISNHPSFSEKGHPEILIRGGSGVELSAGLHWYLKSWCMAHISWDKTGGTQLFSVPTPGFLPHVHPAGVLIKRPVPWNYYQNAVTSSYSMAWWDWERWEKEIDWMALQGINLPLAFNGQEAIWQKVFQKFNISNSDLEDFFGGPAFLAWSRMGNMHGWGGPLPQTWLDDQLALQKKILSRMFEFGMSPVLPAFSGNVPSALKSKFPSAKITRLGNWFTVDSNPKWCCTYLLDATDPLFVEVGKAFIEQQFKEYGRTSHIYNCDTFDENTPPIDEPEYISSLGAAIFKGMQSGDKDAIWLMQGWLFSYDPFWKPLQMKALLHSVPIGRLVVLDLFAEVKPLWNTSEQFFNVPYIWCMLHNFAANIEMYGILDSIASGPVEARTSENSTMVGVGMCMEGIEQNPVVYDLMSEMAFHQKKVDVKSWIKLYPERRYGRSIPALQDAWRILYESIYNCTDGASDKNRDVIVAFPDVDPSFISLTGNFQPANMNFGKPLQRQLKTMSDSYDRPHLWYSTADVVHALKLFLASGDYVSDSNTFRYDLVDLTRQALAKYANQVFLKTVEAYQNNDFERVNGFSQHFLGLVRDLDLLLSCHDGFLLGPWLESAKHLARNTEQKKQYEWNARTQITMWFDNTETQASLLRDYGNKYWSGLLRDYYEPRAAIYFKYMLNSLLAGHEFELENWRREWIDLTNTWQNSKKVFTGKASSDALNVSRWLYNKYLQNTSFELVFTV, via the exons ATGGCTTCCACGCCCacctctcttcttctctccttaCTCTTCTCTGCCCTTTGCTTGGTCCATTCATCTCCTCTGATCCACTTCTCCCACCTCTCTCATCTCCTTGATGTACATGAACGAGAGCGACCTTCTGCGTCGGTTCAGGAGGCTGCCGCTCGTGGCCTCCTCAATCGCCTTCTTCCTTCTCATAGTTCCAGCTTTGATTTTCAGGTCATCGACAAG GAAACATGTGGTGGAGATGCTTGCTTTATTATCAGCAATCATCCATCATTTAGCGAAAAAGGGCATCCGGAAATCTT aattcGTGGAGGAAGTGGAGTGGAACTTTCAGCTGGACTGCATTGGTATTTAAAGAGCTGGTGCATGGCACATATATCTTGGGACAAAACTGGCGGCACACAGTTATTTTCAGTGCCTACACCAGGGTTTCTACCACATGTTCACCCTGCTGGTGTGTTGATCAAAAGACCTGTTCCATGGAACTACTACCAGAATGCGGTTACCTCTAGCT ATTCAATGGCATGGTGGGACTGGGAAAGGTGGGAGAAGGAAATTGATTGGATGGCTCTGCAAGGTATTAATTTACCTTTGGCTTTCAATGGACAGGAAGCCATTTGGCAGAAAGTTTTCCAG AAATTCAATATCAGTAATTCAGATCTGGAAGACTTTTTTGGAGGTCCAGCATTTCTTGCATGGTCCCGCATGGGTAATATGCATGG ATGGGGTGGACCATTGCCTCAGACTTGGCTTGATGATCAACTTGCTCTTCAGAAAAAGATTCTTTCTCGTATGTTTGAGTTTGGAATGTCTCCAG TTCTTCCGGCCTTTTCtggaaatgtgccctcagcatTGAAGTCCAAATTTCCTTCTGCAAAAATAACTCGGCTTGGAAATTG GTTTACTGTTGATAGCAATCCAAAATGGTGTTGTACATATCTCCTGGATGCGACAGATCCCTTGTTTGTAGAAGTTGGAAAAGCTTTCATAGAACAACAGTTTAAAG AATATGGGAGAACTAGTCACATCTACAATTG TGATACATTTGATGAGAATACTCCTCCTATTGATGAGCCAGAATACATATCCTCTTTAGGTGCGGCAATATTTAAAGGAATGCAAAGTGGTGACAAAGATGCTATTTGGCTGATGCAG GGTTGGCTGTTTTCGTATGATCCATTCTGGAAACCCTTACAAATGaag GCACTCTTGCATTCTGTTCCTATTGGTCGATTGGTTGTCCTTGATCTATTTGCTGAAGTAAAACCTCTATGGAATACTTCTGAACAGTTCTTCAATGTACCTTACATCTG GTGCATGCTACACAATTTTGCTGCAAATATTGAAATGTATGGAATTTTAGATTCAATTGCATCTGGACCTGTTGAAGCTCGTACAAGTGAAAACTCAACTATG gTTGGTGTTGGAATGTGCATGGAAGGCATTGAACAAAATCCTGTGGTCTATGATCTTATGTCTGAAATGGCATTTCATCAAAAGAAAGTGGATGTGAAG tCTTGGATAAAACTATACCCTGAACGAAGATATGGAAGGTCAATTCCGGCATTACAAGATGCATGGAGAATTTTATATGAGAGCATCTATAATTGCACTGATGGTGCCTCT GACAAAAATAGAGATGTAATTGTAGCATTTCCTGATGTTGACCCATCCTTTATCTCATTAACCGGAAACTTTCAACCTGCAAATATGAACTTTGGAAAACCACTACAAAGACAACTGAAGACAATGTCTGATTCTTATGACCGACCTCATCTGTGGTATTCAACTGCTGATGTTGTTCATGCGCTAAAACTTTTCCTGGCAAGTGGAGATTACGTATCAGATAGCAACACTTTCAG GTATGATCTTGTTGATCTCACCCGACAAGCTCTTGCAAAATATGCCAACCAAGTATTCCTGAAGACTGTAGAAGCATACCAGAACAATGATTTTGAAAGGGTCAATGGATTCAGCCAGCATTTTCTTGGTCTTGTCAGAGACCTTGACTTGCTTCTCTCCTGCCATGATGGATTTCTCCTCGGCCCCTGGTTGGAAAGCGCGAAGCACTTAGCAAGAAATACTGAACAAAAAAAGCAG TATGAGTGGAATGCAAGAACCCAAATAACAATGTGGTTTGATAACACTGAGACTCAAGCTAGTTTGCTTCGAGATTATG GGAACAAGTATTGGAGTGGTCTTTTGCGAGATTATTATGAGCCCCGGGCAGCCATCTACTTCAAGTATATGTTGAACAGCTTGTTAGCAGGGCATGAGTTTGAACTTGAAAATTGGAGAAGGGAATGGATTGATCTCACAAACACATGGCAGAACAGCAAAAAAGTGTTCACGGGAAAAGCGTCCAGTGATGCTCTTAATGTTTCCCGGTGGCTGTACAACAAATACCTGCAAAATACGAGCTTTGAATTGGTATTTACTGTCTGA
- the LOC120266427 gene encoding protein NRT1/ PTR FAMILY 5.9 isoform X2, whose product MPMEKSSAGLSKSCILIIVIASVERFAYKGVASNLVTYLTDVVNFSNSSAAKSLSSWVGFTSMLPLISAILADSYWDRYYTIVASSFIYVVGLVGLTLWALLFTWMPASSLFLPLYLISIGQGGYNPSLQAFGADQLQMDENLSCGKDEKTKFFQWWYFGICSGSLLGNSLMSYIQDNISWSLGFTIPTIAMKVASFKPSKWLHRSCFHRKTAHCRKIQKKWNLSWKKNHFEMIMKFQTSENKSQPIRNQPATFFTKQGMTMKRNIGKSFEIPPAMLQSTITISIILLMPLYDKLIIPILRVLTRDDKGITVLQRIGIGMLLSIVAMVVAALVESKRLEIERKGIELATESQLSEMHLSVFWLLPQYILLGISDVFTVVGMQEFFYTEVPASMRTIGIALYLSVFGVGSFLGAILITIVEFVIKLKGHKCSWFSDNMKEARLDNYYWFLAVLSSISFLMFVLLCKYYNGASASASVGNNSK is encoded by the exons ATGCCAATGGAGAAGAGTTCTGCAGGGCTTAGCAAGTCTTGTATACTCATTATAG tGATTGCAAGTGTGGAGAGGTTTGCATACAAGGGTGTGGCTTCTAATCTAGTGACTTATTTGACTGATGTTGTGAATTTTAGCAACTCCTCTGCTGCTAAGAGTTTGAGTAGTTGGGTTGGATTTACTTCTATGCTTCCTCTTATCAGTGCTATTCTTGCTGATTCTTATTGGGACCGTTACTATACCATTGTGGCTTCTTCTTTTATCTATGTTGTG GGCCTTGTTGGATTAACTTTGTGGGCACTATTATTCACATGGATGCCAGCCTCTTCTCTGTTTCTTCCCCTCTATTTAATTTCTATTGGACAAGGGGGATACAACCCGTCGCTACAAGCATTCGGCGCAGATCAATTGCAAATGGATGAGAATTTGTCTTGTGGCAAAGATGAGAAGACTAAGTTTTTTCAGTGGTGGTACTTTGGTATATGCAGTGGCAGTTTGTTGGGGAATTCTCTAATGTCATACATCCAAGACAATATCAGTTGGAGTTTGGGATTCACAATCCCGACCATTGCGATG AAGGTGGCATCATTCAAGCCATCAAAGTGGCTGCATCGAAGTTGTTTTCACAGAAAAACTGCTCATTGCAGAAAGATACAGAAAAAATGGAACTTGA GTTGGAAGAAAAACCATTTCGAGATGATTATGAAGTTCCAGACATCAGAGAACAAATCTCAGCCAATCCGCAACCAG CCAGCTACCTTCTTCACAAAACAAGGTATGACAATGAAGCGAAACATCGGCAAGTCTTTTGAGATTCCTCCTGCAATGCTTCAAAGTACGATAACTATTTCCATAATTTTATTGATGCCACTATATGACAAGCTCATAATTCCTATACTACGAGTACTAACTCGAGATGACAAGGGTATCACGGTACTCCAAAGGATTGGAATAGGGATGTTACTTTCGATTGTTGCAATGGTTGTGGCTGCACTTGTTGAATCAAAAAGGCTAGaaattgagaggaaaggcaTAGAATTAGCTACTGAATCACAATTATCAGAAATGCATTTGAGTGTTTTCTGGCTGCTACCGCAGTACATTTTACTTGGAATTTCTGATGTTTTCACTGTTGTTGGAATGCAAGAGTTCTTTTACACTGAGGTGCCGGCTTCGATGAGGACTATTGGCATTGCTCTCTACTTGAGTGTTTTCGGAGTCGGTAGCTTCCTTGGTGCAATACTGATCACAATTGTTGAGTTTGTAATTAAATTGAAAGGCCATAAATGCAGTTGGTTCTCCGACAATATGAAGGAAGCTCGACTAGATAATTACTATTGGTTTTTGGCTGTACTTAGTTCGATTAGTTttcttatgtttgttttgttgtgtaAGTATTACAATGGTGCAAGTGCTTCTGCAAGTGTAGGTAACAACAGTAAGTGA
- the LOC120266427 gene encoding protein NRT1/ PTR FAMILY 5.9 isoform X1, with the protein MPMEKSSAGLSKSCILIIVIASVERFAYKGVASNLVTYLTDVVNFSNSSAAKSLSSWVGFTSMLPLISAILADSYWDRYYTIVASSFIYVVGLVGLTLWALLFTWMPASSLFLPLYLISIGQGGYNPSLQAFGADQLQMDENLSCGKDEKTKFFQWWYFGICSGSLLGNSLMSYIQDNISWSLGFTIPTIAMVMSIIFFLCGTRFYVRKQILTDNMNTEGGIIQAIKVAASKLFSQKNCSLQKDTEKMELELEEKPFRDDYEVPDIREQISANPQPGVASVILRLLPIWTMLLMFAVIFQQPATFFTKQGMTMKRNIGKSFEIPPAMLQSTITISIILLMPLYDKLIIPILRVLTRDDKGITVLQRIGIGMLLSIVAMVVAALVESKRLEIERKGIELATESQLSEMHLSVFWLLPQYILLGISDVFTVVGMQEFFYTEVPASMRTIGIALYLSVFGVGSFLGAILITIVEFVIKLKGHKCSWFSDNMKEARLDNYYWFLAVLSSISFLMFVLLCKYYNGASASASVGNNSK; encoded by the exons ATGCCAATGGAGAAGAGTTCTGCAGGGCTTAGCAAGTCTTGTATACTCATTATAG tGATTGCAAGTGTGGAGAGGTTTGCATACAAGGGTGTGGCTTCTAATCTAGTGACTTATTTGACTGATGTTGTGAATTTTAGCAACTCCTCTGCTGCTAAGAGTTTGAGTAGTTGGGTTGGATTTACTTCTATGCTTCCTCTTATCAGTGCTATTCTTGCTGATTCTTATTGGGACCGTTACTATACCATTGTGGCTTCTTCTTTTATCTATGTTGTG GGCCTTGTTGGATTAACTTTGTGGGCACTATTATTCACATGGATGCCAGCCTCTTCTCTGTTTCTTCCCCTCTATTTAATTTCTATTGGACAAGGGGGATACAACCCGTCGCTACAAGCATTCGGCGCAGATCAATTGCAAATGGATGAGAATTTGTCTTGTGGCAAAGATGAGAAGACTAAGTTTTTTCAGTGGTGGTACTTTGGTATATGCAGTGGCAGTTTGTTGGGGAATTCTCTAATGTCATACATCCAAGACAATATCAGTTGGAGTTTGGGATTCACAATCCCGACCATTGCGATGGTCatgtctattattttcttcttatgtGGTACTCGTTTCTATGTCCGCAAGCAAATACTAACCGATAACATGAATACAGAAGGTGGCATCATTCAAGCCATCAAAGTGGCTGCATCGAAGTTGTTTTCACAGAAAAACTGCTCATTGCAGAAAGATACAGAAAAAATGGAACTTGA GTTGGAAGAAAAACCATTTCGAGATGATTATGAAGTTCCAGACATCAGAGAACAAATCTCAGCCAATCCGCAACCAGGTGTTGCTAGTGTAATCCTTCGGCTTTTGCCTATTTGGACAATGTTGCTAATGTTTGCGGTCATCTTCCAACAGCCAGCTACCTTCTTCACAAAACAAGGTATGACAATGAAGCGAAACATCGGCAAGTCTTTTGAGATTCCTCCTGCAATGCTTCAAAGTACGATAACTATTTCCATAATTTTATTGATGCCACTATATGACAAGCTCATAATTCCTATACTACGAGTACTAACTCGAGATGACAAGGGTATCACGGTACTCCAAAGGATTGGAATAGGGATGTTACTTTCGATTGTTGCAATGGTTGTGGCTGCACTTGTTGAATCAAAAAGGCTAGaaattgagaggaaaggcaTAGAATTAGCTACTGAATCACAATTATCAGAAATGCATTTGAGTGTTTTCTGGCTGCTACCGCAGTACATTTTACTTGGAATTTCTGATGTTTTCACTGTTGTTGGAATGCAAGAGTTCTTTTACACTGAGGTGCCGGCTTCGATGAGGACTATTGGCATTGCTCTCTACTTGAGTGTTTTCGGAGTCGGTAGCTTCCTTGGTGCAATACTGATCACAATTGTTGAGTTTGTAATTAAATTGAAAGGCCATAAATGCAGTTGGTTCTCCGACAATATGAAGGAAGCTCGACTAGATAATTACTATTGGTTTTTGGCTGTACTTAGTTCGATTAGTTttcttatgtttgttttgttgtgtaAGTATTACAATGGTGCAAGTGCTTCTGCAAGTGTAGGTAACAACAGTAAGTGA